A genomic segment from Thermostichus lividus PCC 6715 encodes:
- a CDS encoding L-threonylcarbamoyladenylate synthase, whose protein sequence is MAEIFTLHPVNPQQRTIEQIVAALRQGAIMLYPTDTVYAIGCDMNNKGAVQRVRQLKQLSNDKPVTFLCSSLSNIAHYAYVSDAAYRLMRRLVPGPYTFLLPATKLVPRLVQNPKRKTTGIRVPNHAVSQALLTGLGNPIISTSARLPDDQTYYINTAELFDTLDKRVDLILDTGEPPGQQMSSILDFTVEPPALVRKGQGWENLPPELLAID, encoded by the coding sequence ATGGCAGAGATTTTTACCCTCCACCCCGTTAATCCACAACAGCGCACCATTGAGCAAATTGTGGCAGCGCTGCGGCAGGGGGCAATTATGCTGTACCCCACAGATACGGTCTATGCCATTGGCTGCGACATGAATAATAAAGGAGCCGTACAGCGGGTACGCCAACTCAAGCAACTCTCGAACGATAAGCCAGTGACGTTTTTATGCTCGTCGCTGTCTAATATTGCCCATTACGCCTACGTGAGTGATGCGGCATATCGGCTGATGCGCCGCTTGGTTCCGGGGCCTTATACGTTTTTACTGCCAGCCACTAAGCTGGTACCCCGTTTAGTCCAAAATCCTAAGCGGAAAACCACAGGAATTCGTGTGCCGAATCATGCGGTCAGCCAAGCGCTGCTCACGGGACTTGGCAACCCGATTATTTCAACCTCAGCACGGTTGCCTGATGACCAAACCTACTATATCAATACCGCTGAGCTATTTGATACGCTTGATAAGCGTGTGGATCTCATCCTCGATACGGGCGAGCCACCCGGACAACAAATGTCTAGCATTCTTGACTTCACGGTGGAGCCACCGGCCTTAGTCCGTAAAGGGCAGGGGTGGGAGAACTTACCCCCAGAATTGTTGGCGATAGACTAA